One genomic segment of candidate division KSB1 bacterium includes these proteins:
- the rpsL gene encoding 30S ribosomal protein S12 codes for MPTINQLVRLGRKKVTKKTSAPALTGAPQRRGVCTRVYTTTPKKPNSALRKVARVRLTNGFEVTAYIPGEGHNLQEHSIVLIRGGRVKDLPGVRYHIIRGVLDTAGVQDRQQGRSKYGTKKKKS; via the coding sequence TTGCCAACAATTAATCAACTAGTCAGATTAGGTCGGAAGAAAGTTACTAAGAAAACATCGGCGCCGGCATTGACAGGGGCGCCGCAACGTCGCGGGGTATGTACTCGCGTCTATACCACTACGCCTAAAAAACCCAACTCAGCGCTCCGCAAAGTGGCTCGCGTTCGTTTGACGAACGGTTTTGAAGTCACCGCATACATCCCTGGCGAGGGCCATAATTTGCAGGAGCACTCGATTGTACTAATTCGAGGAGGACGTGTAAAGGATCTGCCAGGGGTGCGCTACCATATCATTCGAGGCGTTTTGGATACTGCTGGTGTTCAGGATCGTCAACAAGGCCGATCCAAGTACGGGACTAAGAAGAAAAAGAGCTGA
- the rpsG gene encoding 30S ribosomal protein S7 → MSRKKKVVAREVLPDPKYNSIVVTKFINSLLKRGKRSVAEKIFYNAIEKIEARTGKNGLEIFHKGLDNVKPILEVKSRRVGGATYQVPVEVSESRRQALAIRWIISFAKARHEKTMADKLASELIAASNNEGASIKKREDTHKMAEANRAFAHFRWS, encoded by the coding sequence ATGTCGAGAAAAAAGAAAGTTGTTGCTAGAGAAGTCCTGCCAGACCCTAAATATAATAGCATTGTGGTAACGAAGTTTATTAATAGCTTGCTGAAGCGTGGGAAGCGAAGCGTTGCGGAAAAGATCTTTTACAATGCCATTGAAAAGATCGAAGCACGGACCGGCAAAAATGGTCTGGAAATTTTTCATAAGGGTTTGGATAATGTAAAGCCGATTTTGGAGGTGAAATCGCGCCGTGTTGGAGGTGCCACTTATCAAGTGCCTGTAGAAGTGAGCGAAAGTCGACGACAGGCGTTGGCAATCCGATGGATTATCAGCTTCGCTAAGGCCCGTCATGAAAAAACCATGGCGGACAAATTGGCTTCAGAACTGATTGCTGCATCAAATAACGAAGGCGCATCAATTAAGAAACGAGAAGATACCCACAAAATGGCGGAGGCTAATAGGGCTTTCGCTCATTTTCGCTGGTCATGA